The Anolis carolinensis isolate JA03-04 chromosome 2, rAnoCar3.1.pri, whole genome shotgun sequence genome has a window encoding:
- the trim65 gene encoding E3 ubiquitin-protein ligase TRIM65 — MASGGSQKLEDKLTCCICLEMFTAPVTTPCGHSFCEKCINSYWDKEAQGPTEQKVYFCPECRKDFPERPELSKTVQLDSLVELLRQGDTQQAPGTELGTTVQRKRCPRHGWPLELYCKNEKRGICCECTVKECRDHGRVLFEEERKIKDESVRKTLEETQKEAKRIGEEIQKVEQQIAAVKDSSQQFKSKILQKFCHIMEALKGCQRKAVERIESEQALALGQLEESWNRLQHQLEVLAEHDKKAKELLTCADNVKFLEELPYLPPPGNSEILPPLVFDLATSVLTTTQFLNEINKLLQEATPPVADIKSTVSKEPKIIGKKVELRLPDNELRMCLLKNQQNLTFDPSTANKYLRLSDLDRKAAHPQDFSKMPNEPQRFEPWQVLCVQKFSQGSNYWEVKISGQSAIVGVAYERICRNKWGRQNFTIGQDQLSWGLHVQEDCYVAWHNGEPTKIKEPLCKFIGVSLNCDHGILCFYGVDDNMKPLHSFDIIFSPPLVPIFWLCEGTTVTLCQKAEGQGQIDGMPADIQTTLTVVEKQGDKKTAPKQ; from the exons ATGGCATCTGGGGGCTCACAGAAGCTGGAGGATAAGCTAACATGCTGCATTTGTTTAGAGATGTTTACTGCCCCTGTGACTACACCCTGTGGACACAGTTTCTGTGAGAAGTGCATCAATAGCTACTGGGACAAGGAAGCACAAGGACCCACAGAACAGAAAGTATATTTTTGTCCTGAATGCCGGAAAGATTTCCCTGAGAGGCCAGAACTGAGCAAGACAGTTCAGTTGGACAGCCTGGTGGAGCTGCTCAGGCAAGGAGACACACAGCAGGCCCCCGGCACAGAGCTGGGCACCACTGTGCAAAGGAAGAGATGCCCAAGGCACGGCTGGCCCTTGGAGCTCTACTGCAAGAATGAGAAGCGGGGCATCTGCTGTGAGTGCACCGTCAAGGAGTGCCGGGACCACGGCAGAGTGCTCTTTGAGGAGGAGAGGAAAATTAAGGAT GAGTCTGTGAGAAAAACACTGGAGGAAACCCAGAAGGAGGCAAAAAGGATTGGAGAAGAAATCCAGAAAGTGGAGCAACAGATAGCTGCAGTTAAG GATTCTTCACAGCAATTCAAATCAAAGATTTTGCAAAAGTTTTGCCATATTATGGAAGCCCTAAAAGGATGCCAAAGGAAGGCCGTGGAGAGAATTGAAAGCGAGCAGGCTCTTGCGCTCGGCCAGTTGGAGGAGAGCTGGAATCGGCTGCAGCACCAGTTGGAGGTTCTTGCTGAACACGATAAGAAGGCCAAAGAGCTGCTCACCTGTGCTGATAATGTCAAGTTTCTGGAG GAACTGCCATATCTTCCTCCTCCTGGCAACTCAGAAATTCTTCCACCTCTTGTATTTGATTTGGCCACCAGTGTCCTCACCACCACTCAATTCCTCAATGAAATCAACAAGCTTTTGCAAGAAGCTACACCACCAGTGGCTGACATAAAAAGTACAG TTTCAAAGGAGCCAAAGATAATTGGGAAGAAAGTTGAACTACGTCTTCCAGACAACGAGTTAAGAATGTGCCTTTTGAAAA ATCAACAGAACCTGACCTTTGATCCAAGCACAGCAAACAAATACCTACGGTTGTCTGATCTCGACCGGAAGGCTGCCCATCCTCAAGACTTTTCAAAAATGCCAAATGAACCTCAGAGGTTTGAACCTTGGCAAGTGCTATGTGTCCAGAAATTCAGCCAAGGCAGTAACTACTGGGAAGTCAAGATATCAGGCCAGTCTGCCATTGTTGGTGTCGCTTATGAAAGAATCTGTAGGAATAAATGGGGCAGACAAAATTTCACCATTGGGCAGGACCAGTTATCCTGGGGCCTGCATGTCCAAGAAGACTGCTATGTGGCTTGGCACAATGGCGAGCCTACGAAGATCAAAGAGCCCTTGTGCAAGTTCATTGGTGTGTCCTTGAACTGTGACCACGGGATCTTGTGCTTTTACGGTGTAGATGACAATATGAAGCCCTTGCACTCATTTGACATCATCTTTTCACCCCCACTTGTCCCAATTTTTTGGCTGTGTGAAGGCACAACAGTCACCCTTTGCCAAAAGGCAGAAGGCCAAGGCCAAATTGATGGGATGCCTGCTGACATACAAACAACTCTCACCGTTGTGGAGAAACAAGGAGATAAGAAGACTGCTCCAAAACAGTGA
- the mrpl38 gene encoding large ribosomal subunit protein mL38: MAAPAVRALLGRVRMGRGFSTSVILHKLGVPLGPMPNEDIDVSNLEALEKYRTFTRYFKVAEKESKKPHWWPTYKKRSTPQQDEEAKINIGLPYPLTSRKNKLKERKAIRAQNLNNVELERASRLRKLLIPLDDVKAEWERTSGPYHRQQIAEHYGLYRDLFDDAMFVPQVLLRVEYDQDEEYVMPVYHGNIITPTEAFNPPKISFEAEEGSLWTLLLTNLDGHLRDSSMEYVHWLVTNIPGNNIEAGEEICHYFPAFPARGTGYHRYVFLLFKQLQAVDFTEDVRPKPCHSLKMRTFKTFDFYRKHQNDITPAGLSFFQCHWDETVTRVFHNLLNMKEPVFDFVRPPKYHPIQKKFPHRQPLRYLDRYRDSDELTYGIY, encoded by the exons ATGGCGGCGCCCGCTGTGAGGGCGCTCTTGGGCCGAGTGCGGATGGGGCGCGGTTTCAGCACCAGCG TTATTCTCCATAAACTGGGGGTGCCGCTAGGACCAATGCCTAATGAAGATATTGATGTGAGTAATTTGGAAGCACTGGAAAAGTACCGGACCTTCACTCGTTATTTTAAGGTGGcagaaaaagaaagtaaaaagccTCATTGGTGGCCGACCTACAAGAAACGCAGTACTCCACAGCAAG ATGAAGAGGCAAAGATAAATATTGGCCTACCTTATCCTCTGACATCACGGAAAAACAAGCTTAAAGAGAGAAAAGCAATAAGGGCACAAAACCTTAACAATGTGGAACTGGAAAGAGCATCCCGTCTTCGGAAAC TGTTGATTCCACTTGATGATGTCAAAGCTGAATGGGAGAGAACCAGTGGCCCTTATCATAGACAGCAAATAGCAGAACACTATGGACTGTATCGGGATTTGTTTGATGATGCCATGTTTGTTCCCCAAGTTCTTTTAAGAGTGGAATATGACCAAGATGAGGAATATGTTATGCCAGTTTATCACGGGAATATAATTACACCCACAGAG GCTTTTAATCCTCCCAAAATTTCATTTGAAGCTGAGGAAGGATCCCTATGGACCCTCTTGCTTACTAATCTAG ATGGCCACTTGCGTGATAGCAGTATGGAGTATGTTCACTGGTTGGT TACAAACATTCCTGGAAACAACATAGAGGCAGGTGAGGAGATCTGCCATTACTTCCCTGCATTCCCTGCCAGAGGAACTGGGTACCATCGGTATGTCTTcctcctgttcaagcagctccaggCAGTTGATTTCACTGAAGATGTACGGCCAAAACCATG TCACAGCCTCAAGATGAGAACCTTCAAAACATTTGACTTTTACAGGAAACATCAAAATGACATCACACCAGCAGGACTGTCATTTTTCCAATGTCACTGGGATGAAACTGTTACACGGGTCTTTCATAACTTACTCA ACATGAAGGAACCAGTGTTTGACTTTGTGCGGCCCCCCAAATATCATCCCATACAGAAGAAGTTTCCACACCGTCAGCCTCTGAGATATTTGGACAGGTACAGGGATAGCGATGAGCTGACCTATGGGATTTACTGA